Proteins co-encoded in one Kutzneria chonburiensis genomic window:
- a CDS encoding MarR family winged helix-turn-helix transcriptional regulator translates to MTQQPLDHVGRIQAEWHRERPDLDVSPQGVIGRLHRIGVLLSDQLNAVYQRFGLSEGEFDVLAALRRAGDPFERAPGELAAFTMVTTGAMTKRLDRLETAGLVTRRPSAADGRGRVVALTPAGRALIDEAFAAHMRNEHRVLADLSPAEATQLEELLTTWLARLEPPR, encoded by the coding sequence GTGACGCAGCAGCCTCTGGACCACGTCGGCCGGATCCAGGCCGAATGGCATCGCGAGCGGCCCGATCTCGACGTGTCCCCGCAGGGCGTGATCGGCCGCCTGCACCGGATCGGTGTGCTGCTGTCCGACCAGCTCAACGCCGTGTACCAGCGGTTCGGGCTGTCCGAGGGCGAGTTCGACGTGCTGGCCGCACTGCGCCGGGCCGGCGACCCGTTCGAACGCGCGCCCGGCGAGCTGGCGGCGTTCACCATGGTCACCACCGGGGCCATGACCAAGCGCCTCGACCGCCTCGAAACCGCCGGTCTCGTCACCCGGCGTCCCAGCGCCGCCGACGGCCGCGGCCGGGTCGTCGCCCTCACGCCGGCCGGCCGTGCCCTCATCGACGAGGCGTTCGCCGCCCACATGCGCAACGAGCACCGCGTGCTGGCCGACCTCTCCCCCGCCGAGGCCACGCAGCTCGAGGAACTCCTCACGACCTGGCTGGCCCGTCTCGAACCCCCGCGCTAA
- a CDS encoding GNAT family N-acetyltransferase, translating into MTVDFSVLDNPVRSSLSGPHARFAEQHGQVLRYQPDVAPFMALPDRPDEAAWRDLADFAGPGAEVVLTAGSVTPPEDWEVVAEFPAVQLVDDGVVGVEYPEAVRLGPADVPEMLDLVARTQPGPFLQRTVELGTYLGVRRDGALVAMAGERLHPPGFTEVSAVCTDPGHRGQGYAARLVQAVVAGIKDRGDIPFLHATATNENAIRLYEALGFRLHRRPVFKVTRVGSLEKVG; encoded by the coding sequence ATGACGGTCGACTTCTCGGTCCTCGACAACCCGGTCCGCAGCTCGCTGAGCGGCCCGCACGCGCGGTTCGCCGAGCAGCACGGGCAGGTGCTGCGCTACCAGCCCGACGTGGCCCCGTTCATGGCGCTGCCCGACCGGCCGGACGAGGCGGCGTGGCGTGACCTGGCCGACTTTGCCGGCCCCGGTGCGGAAGTCGTGCTCACCGCCGGGTCGGTCACGCCGCCTGAGGACTGGGAGGTCGTGGCCGAGTTCCCGGCCGTGCAGCTGGTGGACGACGGGGTCGTGGGCGTCGAGTACCCCGAGGCCGTACGGCTCGGGCCGGCCGACGTGCCGGAGATGCTCGACCTCGTGGCCCGGACGCAGCCGGGGCCGTTCCTCCAGCGCACCGTCGAACTGGGCACCTACCTGGGCGTCCGCCGCGACGGCGCGCTGGTGGCGATGGCCGGCGAGCGCCTGCACCCGCCGGGTTTCACCGAGGTCAGCGCGGTCTGCACCGACCCCGGCCACCGCGGGCAGGGCTACGCCGCCCGGCTGGTCCAGGCGGTGGTCGCCGGCATCAAGGACCGCGGCGACATCCCGTTCCTGCACGCCACCGCGACCAACGAGAACGCGATCCGCCTGTACGAGGCGTTGGGCTTCCGGCTGCACCGCCGCCCGGTGTTCAAGGTGACGCGGGTGGGCTCGCTGGAGAAGGTGGGCTGA
- a CDS encoding EamA family transporter, with the protein MEATVKWSLVAAIAPVAWGTNYFVTHEQLPAGYPLYGAVFRALPAGLLLLAVARQRPKGSWWWKSLVLGGLNTSVFFTLVYLAAQALPTSLASMIMATSPVMLMLLAWLINAERPGSAALIGAVIGIGGACLMLATSAAHVDLVGVLASIAAMALSSLGYILAKRWAGEVDVLASTSWQLTWGGLLLLPFAVLFEGAPPALSLNATLSFAYVTVVATAIAFAAWFAGLKHLPAGTVGLIGLLNPVTGVLLGTLVAGDGLTGQQVAGIALVLVGLLLGQPVVKRLFGKETLLSPIGQKQY; encoded by the coding sequence ATGGAAGCTACCGTGAAGTGGAGCCTGGTGGCGGCGATCGCGCCGGTGGCCTGGGGCACCAACTACTTCGTCACCCACGAGCAGCTGCCGGCCGGATATCCGTTGTACGGCGCGGTGTTCCGGGCGCTGCCGGCCGGACTGCTGCTGCTCGCGGTGGCCCGTCAACGCCCGAAAGGCAGCTGGTGGTGGAAGTCGTTGGTGCTGGGCGGGTTGAACACCAGCGTCTTCTTCACCCTGGTCTACCTCGCCGCGCAGGCCCTGCCGACCAGCCTGGCCTCGATGATCATGGCGACCTCGCCGGTGATGCTGATGCTGCTGGCCTGGCTGATCAACGCCGAGCGCCCGGGATCGGCCGCCCTGATCGGCGCGGTGATCGGCATCGGCGGCGCCTGCCTCATGCTGGCGACCTCAGCGGCTCATGTCGACCTGGTCGGCGTGCTTGCCTCGATCGCCGCGATGGCGTTGTCCTCACTGGGATACATCCTGGCCAAGCGCTGGGCCGGCGAAGTCGACGTGCTGGCCTCCACGTCGTGGCAACTCACGTGGGGCGGTCTGCTCCTGCTCCCGTTCGCCGTGCTGTTCGAAGGCGCCCCGCCCGCCCTCAGCCTCAACGCGACCCTGAGTTTCGCGTACGTCACCGTGGTCGCGACGGCCATCGCCTTCGCCGCCTGGTTCGCCGGCCTCAAGCACCTGCCGGCCGGCACCGTCGGCCTGATCGGGCTGCTCAACCCGGTCACCGGCGTGCTGCTCGGCACGCTGGTCGCCGGCGACGGCCTGACCGGGCAACAGGTGGCGGGAATCGCCTTGGTGCTGGTCGGTCTGCTGCTGGGACAGCCGGTGGTGAAGCGCCTGTTCGGCAAGGAAACCCTTTTGTCCCCCATCGGGCAGAAACAGTACTGA